CTCGCCGGTGTTGGAGAACAGCGCGCAGCCATGCACCGAGCCGGCCTGCTTGTAGATCGAGTTCTGGGTGCGGATGGTGTCGACAATCCGGTACACGACCGACTGGCGCAGGCGCGCGTCGGGCGGCAGCGAGATCTTCTCGATTTCGTCCATCAGGCCGCCGAACACCGAGCCCTGGCCGCAGCCGGTGGTGACGACCTTCTTCGAGGTACGCTGCTCGACGTCGGCGATGCCGTTGCGGGTGACCACCGCCACCGCGTCCACCGACCAGTCGACCTGAACCGACTCGATCTCGTCGATCGAATTCACCAGCCGCTGGTTGCGCAAATATCCCAGCGTGAGCGCCTCGGGCGCGCCGCCCAGCGTCATCAGCGTGACCAGTTCGCGCTTGTCGACGTACACCGTCAGCGGGCGCTCGGCGGGAATCGCGATGGTGGAGCGGCGGCCGCGCTCGTCGACCACTTCGACATCGTGGGTGAGGCTGGCGCTCGCCTGGGACAGCAGCGGACGTTGTGAAAAGGGTAAAGGCGTCATGCCATGATTGTGCCATAGCCGTTCGGGCGCCGGGGAGCGGCGCTGGCGTAAAATTGACCGCGGTTAGCTCTGCGATTCATCCAGCCGGGGTCTGACCCGGTATTTCGCTGTGCGAACCGGCGTTTCGAAAAACGGTTGACAGACGAATAAACGGCGCTCACACTTCAAGGACATCTTGAACAGGACTGGCGATGGACGCGGAAATCGAAGTATTCGACGACGAGGGAACTGACCGCCAGTTCGTCAACGCCCTGGCGCGCGGACTGGAAGTGCTGCGCTGCTTCCGCCCCGGCGAGCAGTACCTGGCCAACGCCGAACTGGCCAGGCGCACCGCGATCCCCAAGCCGACCATCTCGCGCCTGACCTACACGCTCACCAAACTGGGCTACCTGGCCTACTCCGAATCCCTCGGCAAATACCAGCTCGGCGCCGGCGTGCTGGCACTCGGCTACCGCATGCTGTCCAACTTCGACGTGCGCAAGATGGCGCGCGGTCCGATGGAGGAACTGGCCGAATACGCGCAGGCCTCGGTGTCGCTCGGCACGCGCGACCGCCTCAGCATGGTCTACATCGAAACCTGCCGCAGCAGCGCGAACGTGACCTTGAAGCTCGACGTCGGCTCGCGCATCCCGATCGCCACCACCGCGATGGGCAAGGCGCTGCTATGCATCCTGCCCCAGGCCGAACGCGACTACCTGCTGGACCACGTACGCCAGCACGATCCGGAACGCTGGCCGAAGATCAAGGCCGGCGTCGAACAGGCCTACAAGGATTACCAGGACTTCGGCTTTTGCAT
This window of the Massilia sp. R2A-15 genome carries:
- a CDS encoding formate dehydrogenase accessory sulfurtransferase FdhD, producing MTPLPFSQRPLLSQASASLTHDVEVVDERGRRSTIAIPAERPLTVYVDKRELVTLMTLGGAPEALTLGYLRNQRLVNSIDEIESVQVDWSVDAVAVVTRNGIADVEQRTSKKVVTTGCGQGSVFGGLMDEIEKISLPPDARLRQSVVYRIVDTIRTQNSIYKQAGSVHGCALFSNTGELLYFFEDVGRHNAVDAIAGRMWLDGVAGGDKVFYTTGRLTSEMVMKGAQMGIPFLLSRSGTTQMGHMVAQRVGMSLMSRCSGKHFLLLTGQDRLEFEPHLLEPAVRQA
- a CDS encoding IclR family transcriptional regulator produces the protein MDAEIEVFDDEGTDRQFVNALARGLEVLRCFRPGEQYLANAELARRTAIPKPTISRLTYTLTKLGYLAYSESLGKYQLGAGVLALGYRMLSNFDVRKMARGPMEELAEYAQASVSLGTRDRLSMVYIETCRSSANVTLKLDVGSRIPIATTAMGKALLCILPQAERDYLLDHVRQHDPERWPKIKAGVEQAYKDYQDFGFCISAGEWQTDVHAVGVPAFGADGEQVMAFNCGGPAFLLSREKLVGDLGPRLVKLVKDIETNLGRD